The Mytilus trossulus isolate FHL-02 chromosome 13, PNRI_Mtr1.1.1.hap1, whole genome shotgun sequence genome has a segment encoding these proteins:
- the LOC134694305 gene encoding uncharacterized protein LOC134694305, whose product MADSTHFELSKNCENHPDQNVVKYCCQHDKLICDSCLPVSHQNCKSIISIEKAAKGVKDGTAIYDLEGRMSNLCQVTENISSKRETTLVDLEKNRNKIKKRVSEIKQNIFAHLDRLEAELHRDIDSKYKICIEMMSRNQNSIQSSLDSLSTWKSDLKSLKQHSSEIYLFQVIKFLDAKTYQKELEIREIQTATIPILTYNPSEFESNISELIPDFGTITVENVQIQMPLLDIDQQGQFLVRDERKLSLKHSFPTKKFGNGLYIKSGCFIPDDRLLLCRYTDKQLFVCKLDGSKSSMIDLDNEIFSICLYDKTHAVISVGEAGIQIIDLTSLKPGRRIKVKGNCSGITSVKDKIWVNNKPYTLTIVDIDGKVLKVVRTTFNPWEICANQDGDVYCTDKESDKVYVVTSDGKEREIYNSPDMRTVADVVAVDDRGDVYVAGCVSNNIHRISNDGQKNDIVLSADDGIFEPTGLSYNNETKELFVLNNRHKSINIYKTQ is encoded by the coding sequence ATGGCGGACAGTACACATTTTGAATTGTCCAAAAACTGTGAGAATCATCCAGATCAAAATGTTGTAAAGTACTGCTGTCAACATGACAAGCTTATCTGCGATTCATGTCTTCCAGTATCACATCAGAATTGCAAGTCTATCATTTCGATTGAAAAAGCTGCTAAAGGCGTGAAAGATGGAACCGCTATTTATGATCTAGAGGGAAGGATGTCCAACCTATGTCAGGTTACAGAGAACATAAGTAGTAAAAGGGAGACAACACTTgtagatttagaaaaaaatcgaaACAAAATCAAGAAAAGGGTGTCGGAAATCAAACAGAACATTTTTGCTCATTTAGATAGGTTAGAAGCGGAGCTGCATAGAGACATTGATTCTAagtataaaatatgtattgagATGATGTCACGAAACCAAAATAGCATCCAATCGAGCTTAGACTCACTGTCTACATGGAAAAGTGATCTTAAATCACTGAAGCAACATTCATCAGAAATCTATTTATTCCAAGTAATAAAATTTCTAGATGCGAAAACATACCAGAAAGAATTGGAAATCAGAGAAATCCAAACAGCTACTATTCCGATACTTACATATAATCCGTCAGAGTTCGAGTCGAACATTAGTGAACTAATCCCAGACTTCGGTACAATAACGGTAGAAAATGTGCAAATTCAAATGCCTTTACTAGATATTGATCAACAAGGTCAATTTCTGGTTAGGGACGAGAGAAAGTTATCACTGAAACATTCATTCCCGACCAAGAAATTTGGTAACGGATTATATATCAAAAGTGGATGCTTTATTCCTGATGATAGATTACTACTTTGTCGATACACGGATAAACaactttttgtttgtaaacttgATGGATCAAAATCTAGCATGATTGATTTGGATAATGAAATATTCAGTATATGCTTATATGACAAAACCCACGCTGTAATATCTGTTGGTGAAGCAGGTATCCAGATCATCGACCTGACATCATTGAAGCCTGGTAGGAGAATTAAAGTTAAAGGAAACTGTAGCGGAATCACCAGTGTAAAGGATAAGATCTGGGTAAACAATAAACCTTACACTCTAACAATTGTGGATATCGATGGTAAAGTTCTTAAAGTAGTACGAACAACATTTAATCCTTGGGAAATCTGTGCCAATCAAGATGGTGATGTCTATTGTACTGACAAAGAAAGTGATAAAGTATATGTCGTTACATCGGATGGAAAAGAACGTGAGATATACAACAGTCCTGACATGAGAACGGTTGCTGATGTTGTAGCTGTAGATGACCGTGGTGATGTGTATGTAGCAGGATGTGTATCAAACAACATACATAGAATATCTAATGATGGACAGAAAAATGACATTGTCTTGTCAGCAGACGATGGTATCTTTGAACCGACCGGTTTATCTTAcaacaatgaaacaaaagaacTGTTCGTCCTAAACAACAGACATAAATctatcaacatttataaaacacaatga